From one Micromonospora siamensis genomic stretch:
- a CDS encoding heavy metal translocating P-type ATPase codes for MDTTAKSLPVAANRIELAIGGMTCASCAARIEKKLNRMEGVQATVNYATEKATVSYADQVTADDLIATVEKTGYTAVLPPPPTPAGAEPAGEPVDELRGLRTRLWTSVALSVPVVLLAMVPAWQFDYWQWLSLTLAAPVVVYGGLPFHRAAWINLRHGAATMDTLVSLGTLAAFGWSLWALFLGDAGMPGMTHPFSLDIVRGGGAGNIYLEAAAGVTTFILAGRYFEARSKRTAGAALRALLELGAKDVAVLRGGVETRIPVDQLAVGDRFVVRPGEKVATDGVVDEGTSAVDASMLTGESVPVEVGPGDPVVGATVNAGGRLVVTATRIGGDTQLAQMARLVEEAQTGKAAVQRLADRISGVFVPIVIALAVGTLGWWLGAGAGPTAAFTAAVAVLIIACPCALGLATPTALLVGTGRGAQLGILIKGPEVLESTRQVDTVVLDKTGTVTTGRMTLVDALPAPGEDRADLLRLAGALEAGSEHPIARAIAVGAAEAGALPPVTGFANVEGLGVTGAVDGHEVVVGRLRLLRERGLDVPEAVERAVTDAEAAGRTAVPAGWDGRARGVLAVADVVKPTSRAAVDGLRALGLTPVLLTGDNATVAHAVAAQVGIDRVIAGVLPADKVAEVERLQAQGRTVAMVGDGINDAAALARADLGLAMGTGTDVAIEASDLTLVRGDLTAAVDAIRLSRRTLAVIKGNLFWAFAYNVAALPLAAAGLLNPMVAGAAMAFSSVFVVANSLRLRRFRSAVDHAG; via the coding sequence ATGGACACCACAGCCAAGTCCCTACCGGTCGCCGCGAACCGGATCGAACTCGCCATCGGCGGGATGACCTGCGCCTCCTGCGCCGCCCGGATCGAGAAGAAGCTCAACCGGATGGAGGGCGTGCAGGCGACCGTCAACTACGCCACCGAGAAGGCCACCGTCTCGTACGCCGACCAGGTCACCGCGGACGACCTGATCGCCACCGTGGAGAAGACCGGCTACACGGCGGTGCTGCCGCCCCCGCCCACCCCTGCCGGGGCCGAACCGGCCGGTGAGCCGGTGGACGAGCTGCGCGGCCTGCGTACCCGGCTCTGGACGTCGGTGGCGCTGAGCGTGCCGGTGGTCCTGCTGGCCATGGTGCCGGCCTGGCAGTTCGACTACTGGCAGTGGCTGTCGCTGACCCTGGCCGCCCCGGTGGTGGTGTACGGCGGGCTGCCGTTCCACCGGGCCGCGTGGATCAACCTGCGGCACGGTGCGGCGACCATGGACACCCTGGTCTCGCTCGGCACCCTGGCCGCCTTCGGCTGGTCGCTCTGGGCCCTCTTCCTCGGCGACGCCGGGATGCCCGGGATGACCCACCCGTTCAGCCTCGACATCGTCCGGGGCGGCGGCGCCGGCAACATCTATCTGGAGGCCGCCGCCGGGGTGACCACGTTCATCCTGGCCGGACGCTACTTCGAGGCCCGCTCCAAGCGCACCGCCGGGGCGGCCCTGCGGGCCCTGCTGGAGCTCGGCGCCAAGGACGTCGCGGTGCTGCGCGGCGGCGTGGAGACCCGGATCCCGGTCGACCAGCTCGCCGTCGGCGACCGCTTCGTGGTCCGCCCCGGCGAGAAGGTCGCCACCGACGGCGTGGTCGACGAGGGCACCTCCGCCGTCGACGCCAGCATGCTCACCGGCGAGTCGGTGCCGGTCGAGGTCGGCCCGGGCGACCCGGTGGTCGGCGCGACCGTCAACGCGGGCGGCCGGCTGGTGGTCACCGCCACCCGGATCGGCGGCGACACCCAGCTCGCCCAGATGGCGCGGCTGGTGGAGGAGGCACAGACCGGCAAGGCCGCCGTGCAGCGGCTGGCCGACCGGATCTCCGGCGTCTTCGTGCCGATCGTCATCGCGCTCGCCGTCGGCACCCTCGGCTGGTGGCTCGGCGCCGGCGCCGGACCGACCGCCGCGTTCACCGCCGCGGTCGCCGTGCTGATCATCGCCTGCCCGTGCGCGCTGGGCCTGGCCACGCCGACCGCGCTGCTGGTCGGCACCGGCCGGGGCGCCCAGCTCGGCATCCTGATCAAGGGGCCCGAGGTGCTGGAGTCGACCCGCCAGGTCGACACCGTCGTGCTGGACAAGACCGGAACCGTCACCACCGGGCGGATGACCCTGGTCGACGCGCTCCCCGCGCCCGGCGAGGACCGGGCCGACCTGCTCCGGCTGGCCGGGGCGCTTGAAGCCGGCTCCGAGCACCCGATCGCCCGGGCGATCGCCGTGGGCGCCGCCGAGGCGGGCGCACTGCCACCGGTCACCGGCTTCGCCAACGTCGAAGGGCTCGGCGTCACCGGCGCCGTCGACGGGCACGAGGTGGTCGTCGGCCGGCTCCGGCTGCTGCGGGAGCGCGGACTCGACGTACCCGAGGCGGTCGAACGGGCGGTGACCGACGCGGAGGCCGCCGGCCGCACGGCCGTGCCGGCCGGGTGGGACGGGCGGGCCCGTGGCGTCCTCGCGGTCGCCGACGTGGTCAAGCCGACCAGCCGGGCGGCCGTCGACGGGCTGCGCGCCCTGGGCCTCACCCCGGTGCTGCTCACCGGCGACAACGCCACCGTCGCGCACGCGGTCGCCGCCCAGGTGGGCATCGACCGGGTGATCGCCGGGGTGCTGCCCGCCGACAAGGTGGCCGAGGTCGAACGGCTCCAGGCGCAGGGGCGGACGGTCGCCATGGTGGGCGACGGGATCAACGACGCCGCCGCGCTGGCCCGGGCCGACCTCGGGCTGGCCATGGGCACCGGCACCGACGTGGCGATCGAGGCGTCCGACCTGACCCTCGTCCGGGGCGACCTCACCGCGGCGGTGGACGCCATCCGGCTCTCCCGGCGCACCCTCGCGGTGATCAAGGGCAACCTCTTCTGGGCGTTCGCCTACAACGTGGCCGCCCTGCCGCTGGCCGCCGCCGGGCTGCTCAATCCGATGGTCGCCGGCGCGGCGATGGCCTTCTCGTCGGTCTTCGTGGTGGCCAACAGCCTCCGGCTGCGCCGGTTCCGGAGCGCAGTCGATCACGCTGGGTGA
- a CDS encoding dihydrofolate reductase family protein has protein sequence MGNVSCQISMSLDGYVAGPEQSRQDPLGRDGLRLHEWFFGLSDLPEGDPRGVDVAVVEEMTRDVGAYVMGRRMFGDGGGRWDPQWQGWWGDEPPWGVPVYVLTRQVREPLVMKGGTEFHFVTDGPRAALARAREVAGERNVSVAGGAETVRQFLAAGLLDTLQLHVVPIVLGAGEPLFAGLGDVRLVQESVVAGPTVTHVTYRVRR, from the coding sequence ATGGGAAACGTGAGCTGTCAGATCTCCATGTCGCTGGACGGGTACGTGGCGGGGCCGGAGCAGAGCCGGCAGGACCCGCTGGGCCGGGACGGGCTGCGCCTGCACGAGTGGTTCTTCGGCCTCTCCGACCTGCCCGAGGGGGACCCCCGGGGGGTCGACGTCGCGGTGGTCGAGGAGATGACCCGGGACGTCGGGGCGTACGTGATGGGCCGCCGGATGTTCGGTGACGGCGGTGGGCGGTGGGACCCGCAGTGGCAGGGCTGGTGGGGTGACGAGCCGCCCTGGGGGGTGCCGGTCTACGTGCTGACCCGGCAGGTGCGCGAGCCGTTGGTGATGAAGGGCGGCACGGAGTTCCACTTCGTCACCGACGGGCCGCGGGCGGCGCTGGCCCGGGCCCGGGAGGTGGCCGGTGAGCGGAACGTCTCGGTGGCCGGCGGGGCGGAGACCGTGCGGCAGTTCCTGGCGGCCGGGCTGCTGGACACGCTCCAACTGCACGTGGTGCCGATCGTGCTGGGCGCCGGTGAGCCGCTCTTCGCCGGGCTCGGCGACGTACGGCTGGTGCAGGAGTCGGTGGTGGCCGGGCCGACGGTCACCCACGTCACCTACCGGGTACGCCGCTGA
- a CDS encoding CsbD family protein: MGYDDKIDNATENTAGKVKEGVGRATDNERLEAEGRNDQASANLKQAGEKIKDAFKS, from the coding sequence ATGGGTTACGACGACAAGATCGACAACGCCACCGAGAACACCGCCGGCAAGGTCAAGGAGGGCGTGGGGCGCGCCACCGACAACGAGCGCCTCGAGGCCGAGGGCCGCAACGACCAGGCCAGCGCCAACCTCAAGCAGGCCGGCGAAAAGATCAAGGACGCCTTCAAGAGCTGA
- a CDS encoding RNA polymerase sigma factor, which produces MSAPGAVEELLRGLAPQVLGILVRRHGQFHACEDAVQEALLAAATRWPAEGVPEHPRGWLLTVAGRRLTDEWRSERARREREVAVAVREPAYAAVAPPPDEVAPADDDTLRLLFLCCHPALNRPAQVALTLRAVGGLSTAEIARAHLLPEPTMSQRIRRAKQRIEATGARFTLPAPAERDERLRAVRQVLYLIFNEGYTASTGPDLHRAELTAEAIRLTRELHRLLPDDGEVTGLLALMLLTDAHRPARTGPAGELVPLAEQDRDRWDRGAIAEGVALVTDALTWSAPGPYQVQAAIAAVHAEAPSAAETDWPQIVALYRVLAAVAPSPIVDLNRAVAVAMMDGPEAGLALLAPLAGDERTAGHHRLAAVRGHLLELAGDRAAARAAYLAAARGTTSVAERRYLELRAARAGGDR; this is translated from the coding sequence GTGAGCGCGCCCGGGGCGGTCGAGGAGCTGCTGCGCGGCCTCGCGCCGCAGGTCCTCGGCATCCTCGTCCGCCGGCACGGCCAGTTCCACGCCTGCGAGGACGCGGTGCAGGAGGCGCTGCTGGCCGCCGCCACCCGGTGGCCGGCCGAGGGGGTGCCGGAGCATCCCCGCGGCTGGCTGCTGACCGTGGCGGGGCGGCGGCTGACCGACGAGTGGCGCAGCGAGCGGGCCCGCCGGGAGCGCGAGGTCGCGGTGGCGGTCCGGGAACCGGCGTACGCGGCGGTCGCCCCGCCGCCGGACGAGGTGGCGCCGGCCGACGACGACACCCTGCGGCTGCTCTTCCTCTGCTGCCATCCGGCCCTGAACCGGCCCGCGCAGGTGGCGTTGACGCTGCGCGCCGTGGGCGGGCTGAGCACGGCGGAGATCGCCCGCGCCCACCTGTTGCCGGAGCCGACGATGAGCCAGCGGATCCGCCGGGCGAAGCAGCGGATCGAGGCGACCGGGGCCCGGTTCACGCTGCCCGCCCCGGCCGAGCGGGACGAGCGGCTGCGGGCGGTCCGCCAGGTGCTCTATCTGATCTTCAACGAGGGGTACACCGCGTCCACCGGCCCGGACCTGCACCGGGCCGAGTTGACCGCCGAGGCGATCCGGCTGACCCGGGAGCTGCACCGGCTGCTGCCCGACGACGGCGAGGTGACCGGGCTGCTGGCGTTGATGCTGCTCACCGACGCGCACCGGCCGGCCCGGACCGGGCCGGCCGGTGAGCTGGTGCCGCTGGCCGAGCAGGACCGCGACCGCTGGGACCGGGGGGCGATCGCCGAGGGGGTGGCGCTGGTGACCGACGCGCTGACCTGGTCGGCGCCGGGGCCGTACCAGGTGCAGGCGGCGATCGCGGCGGTGCACGCCGAGGCGCCGTCGGCGGCGGAGACCGACTGGCCGCAGATCGTGGCGTTGTACCGGGTGCTCGCCGCCGTGGCGCCGAGCCCGATCGTCGACCTGAACCGGGCGGTGGCGGTGGCGATGATGGACGGCCCGGAGGCCGGGCTGGCCCTGCTGGCGCCGCTGGCCGGCGACGAGCGGACCGCCGGGCACCACCGGCTGGCCGCGGTCCGCGGGCACCTGTTGGAGCTGGCCGGGGACCGGGCGGCGGCGCGGGCGGCGTACCTGGCCGCGGCGCGGGGCACCACCAGCGTCGCGGAGCGCCGCTATCTGGAGCTGCGGGCGGCCCGGGCGGGCGGGGACCGATGA